TTATTTTATCATTTGCACTCATGGACACCACCGATTGCCACTATTTTAAGCATAGATTTTAGATACTTTTTTCTTTTTTCTTTAATTAGTTCCAAAATATCTCCATACTGCAATGCCCCAGTTTTACATGCACTAACGCATGCTGGATTTCCCCCACACAAATCACATTTTAAAACCTTGCTTTCCCCTACATCAATGGACATTGCTCCAAATGGACAAACCATTACACATGCTTTGCATCCGATGCACTTTTCTTTTTCAACTACAACTGCCCCATCTTCTTTTTTGATGGCATTTGAAGGACATGCAGCCATGCATGGAGCATTTTCGCAATGCCTACATTGGAGTGGTACAGCAACGCCCATATATTCCACAAAAATTCTTGGTTTTGGTGTAGGTTCTGCATATATTGCTTCAAAAATGCTGTCTTTCCCAGAGTGGGATACAGCACACTGAATTTGGCAACTTTTACATCCAATGCAACGTTCTGGATTTACAAATATGGATTTCATGTGTATCATCCCTTTACGTATTGAGTAGATATTATATATAATATATTTCGCAATTATAATAGAACTAATCAATGCGTATAAAATCGTAGCTTACATTACGATATTTGATAAACTTTGTAGGTTAAAAAATTTTCTATTTGTTCTTTTGTAATAAAAATGGAAAATAAAAAATGTAAATATTAAGCAAAAAATGAGAAAAAAGTAAGAAGCGTTAGAATAAGCAAAAGGACGACAATATTCGAAAAAATTAACAAAAATAAACTTTCAAATATTTATATATACAAAACATAAAAATTTATTAATTATGTTTGTTAAAGTTATGTATAGGCTTAATGACAACAGTCAATATGTATAGAAAATTATTGCGAGTTATGTAGTAAATTGAGGTGTTTTGATGAGCAATATCAAAAAGATTGCATTAGTGACGATATTTTTACTATTCTTTTGTGGGTGTGTAGAAACTTTGAGTGTAAAAGAGGTTGTAAATAATAGTCCATATACACACTTTGTATATTTAAGTAAAGATGCTATAAACGAATTTATAAAAGAAAATCCAAACATTATTAAAGAAAAGGGGATTCCAGAAGATTTGTTGTCCATCATTACATCATTCATGACAGGCATATACATTAACAAAGATGACCAAAGTCAAATAGCAATAAAAACTCCCTTATGGATGCTTGGAAAATTATATCAAAATGAAAATATTATAGCAAGTAATGGATATATCCTAATAAATACAAAAACAATAAATAAGCCAAATCCAAAATTCAGAGACTATTTGCCAAACTATAACGATATTGTGTCTTATGATGAAGATAGGGCAATGAGTATAAAAATAGATGCATACACGCATATAGGACTTGTAACGAAAAAGGATGAGTATCTCAAAAAAATCCTCAAAGGTCTTAAAAGTATTGGAAAGATAAAGGTTATTAATACCTCTGTTATTGAAAAAGATGGATACATCATCGCAAATATTACTTGTGAACCAATATCATTGGATATTAACTATCTAAAAGAAAACATAAACCTCGACTTAAAACCACCAATAACTGTTAACGTCGTAGGATGGGAAAAAATAAACGAAAATGAATACAAAAAAGGTTTACACTTTATAAAAGTGTATATATTGCCAGTTAACAAAGAAACTATGAAGGAACTAATAAATGAGCAAATAACTAACGAAATGGGTAATATTGAAAAAGTTAAAGATTCAAAATATAAAGATTGGAACATTGAAGAATACATGAAGAACAATATTAAGACATACATTGGATACAAAGAAGTTGAATATGGAACAGTATGTATTATAACAGACAGTTTAAACAATTTGGATGACGTTAACGTGCATTTAACATAAAAAAGGAGTTGGAAATATGGATATTGCTCAATTTATTCCAGATTTGGGTAGTGGATTTGTAATTGGGTTTGTCATTGGATGGGCTGCAAAAAAAGCCATTAAAGTGCTCATAGCACTAATTGGATTGTATCTATTAAGCTTATTGTATTTGGCGAATCTTGGAGTTATTAGTATTAATGAAAATGCACTTTTGGCGTTAATAGGTAGTGTAGAGAACTCAGTCATTGCCTATGGAAGTCAATTAACGGGGCTAATTCACTCAATTTCCTTGGGGAGCGGATTTGCTGTTGGATTTGCCATAGGGTTTAAGAAAGGATAAATTAATTTATTTTTGTTTTTCTATTTTATTTTTGCTACATTAATTTAAAATTTAAAAAGGGGATACTATGAGGGTTAGATTGAGGGATTTTGTTGAAACTAAGGAAGGACTATTTTTTGCAGTTAATACTTATTACCATCCAGAGGATAGAGTTTTGTGTTTTTTGAGGTATGTAAATTTGGATTTGGTTAAAGATGAGAATTTAAATTTAAACAGTAATAATATCAGAATTTTGAATGGAAAGAAATACATAAAGATGGCAGAGACAGAAAAGGCATATAAATTCTTAGAAAATTACTTCCCCGAATATTTATTTTATGATGAAGTCAATGATGTCCTTATGCATTCTGTTCCAAATGAAAGAATTAAAAGAATTTTAAGGCCTAATGAAAGGTTGAAAGAACTACTAAACTTAGACAACCCTAACGAACTGGAAGAAAAATGTATAAAATTGGCTGATATTCTGCATGATTATGGCATTCCTTACAAACACATGGGTATTTCTGGCTCTATGGTTTTGAAGTTGAGCAATTCAAACTCAGATATTGACTTTGTAATTTACGGCATGGAGAACCACAAAAATGCAAGAGAAGCATTAAAAAATGCTTTTGAGGATAAAAAACTTTCTCCACTATCAAATGAATTCTGGAAAAAGGCTTATGAAAAGAGGATAAAGGATAATACATTAACCTTTGAAGAATTTGTTTGGCATGAAAAGAGAAAATTTAATAGGGGAGTTATCGATGGAGTTATGTTCGATTTGCTTGCAACGAGAGAATGGGATGAGATAACTGAGAAGTACGGGGAGAAAAGATACAGAAGTTTAGGATTCGTTGAGGTTGAAGGCGTTGTTGTGGATGCAACCTATGCATTTGATAACCCTGCGGTGTATAGAATTGAGTGCGATGATGATGAGATAAAAGAGGTTGTTTCGTTTACCCACACCTACGCGGGACAGTGTTTTGAAGAAGAAGTTGTTGTTGTAAGAGGAAAATTAGAGGAAGTTATTTATAATGGGGAAAGTTATAAAAGGGTTGTCGTTGGAACTTCAAGGGAGGCATTTAATGAATATATAAAACTAAAAAAATAATTTGGTGAGAGTATGGATGAAGAACTAAAAAAAGTTATAGAGTTTCATGGACACTTTTGTCCGGGATTGGCGATAGGATATAGAGTTGCGAAGTATGTAAAAAACCACTTCAAAAAATCGGAGGATGAGGAGTTGGTAGCGATAGTAGAGAATAATGCATGTGGAGTTGATGCAATTCAGTATATGCTAAGTTGCACATTTGGAAAGGGGAATCTAATATTTAAGGATAATGGAAAACATGTCTATACATTTTATTCAAGAGAAAGCAATAGAGCAATAAGGATTTATGTTAAAAAGAACTTTTTTGAGGAATTTGATGATATATTAAGAAAGTTTAATACAGGGAAACTGTCTGAAGAAGAAATGCAGATATTCAATCAGAGAAGAAAAGAAATTTCAGAAAAGATTTTGAGCATGGATGAAAAAGAGCTTTTTGATGTTAGAGAGGTTGATATCGAACCCCCAAGAAAAGCAAGATTATTCCCATCGATAAAATGTCAAGAATGTGGAGAATATTTTATGGAAATTAAGGGAAGGGTTATCAATGGCAAAATTGTTTGCAAAGAATGTTTCGAAAAATTGTTGAAGAATTAATTAAAGTAAAATTTTAATACTTTGCTTTTTGTTTTTTTAATTGTTATTTTTTATTACCCTAATCCCCACCAAAAATATAAGTTCTAATTTTTATCATGCATTTGAATATTTACAAATGTTGATTAATTTTTTAATGAAGTTTTTTGTAGAAAATTGCTAATGCCATTTTACTTTTTTTATATAAAGCAACTAAAAAACAGAGTTTATATTTTGATTTTAAAAATTTAAATCTATAAGTATTATCTAATTCTTCTGTTTCCAGCCATGTTTTAATGGATAAGGTATTCAAACTGGGGTTAGGTGACTATGGAGATGTGATTTCCAGAGAGTTTCCATCCTTGTTTTAATGGATGAGATATTCAAACCTGAGGGGGAAGAATGATTGATTTGGAAAAATTAGGTTTCCATCCTTGTTTTAATGGATGAGATATTCAAACTAAGGTCAATAGAGAAGACAAACAAAGCACTTGAGTAGTTTCCATCCTTGTTTTAATGGATGAGATATTCAAACAAAAAATTGAAAAACCAGATATTAAACCAGAAATTAAACCTGGTTTCCATCCTTGTTTTAATGGATGAGATATTCAAACCCTATAACTTTGTCCTTATTTTATGCCCAAACTCCTATATAAATCTTTCTTTTTCAACTCGAATTTTCTTACTACCCAATTATCAAACCCTTTATAAAAGTAAGAAAGATTGTGCAAGTTCTTTTTAAATCCAACGCACAACCACGCTAACAAATCTCCACAATTAGAACTTATTTTACACAATCTAAAATCAACTCAAACTTAAAACCACAAAAATAAAACCAAAAAACTAAAATAATTAAAAAATCTCAATTTTAATTCAAAAAAATCAGTAATACTTTTCCTCAATTTTCTAGTACCAAAATTCAACAGGGGGTATATAAAAGCAAGAAAAGTTAATTAAGAAATTTAATACATGATATTAAACTCCCTAAGAAGCACTGCCGAGCGAAGCGAAGCGGTGCATCCCTTTTGATGAAATCGAACCGTAAGGTTCGAGCTGCAAAACCGATAGGTTTTGCTTAACTTTTTTAAAGTTTCTTTTAGAGGTTTCATGGAGACGATAATCTGCTAATATGTTTTGATGGGAACTACGGTTTTTATTTTATTCCATTTTTTATTCTATGTTTTTATTATTCTATTTTGTTCTTATTTATCATTATTTTACCCTAATAGAATCCAAGTTCATTGGAGCTCTTGTTTCTCTCTTGAATAACTTATAAGCGGTACTTGCCAAATCAATACATTTGTTTGCCTCTCCGTGAATCATTAAGATTCTTTCTGGCATTGGTTTTAATTTTCTAAGGTATTTTATCAATTGTTTTCTGTCACTATGTCCAGAGAATCCTTCTAATGTGTGTATTTCCATTTTTATTGGGATGGATTTTGTTTTTCCATTCTTTGTTGTTATTGGAATTTCCTTCCAACCTTTCTGCACCTTTCTTCCAAGGGTTCCCTCTGCCTGATAACCAACAAATACCAATGTGTTTTTCTCATCAGGAGCAAGGTTCTTGAAGTATTCAACACTTGGTCCACCAGTGAGCATTCCAGAAGTTGCCAATATAATACATGGCTCATCACTATCAATGACTCTCCTTCTTTCATTTGTGCTACCTACTCTTTTAAATACCTCTGATAAGAACGGGTTATCCCCTTCATGGAATATTCTGTTTCTTATGACTTTTGATAGGTATTCTGGATATGCTGTGTGAATTGCAGTCGCTTCCCAAATCATACCATCAAGATAAACTGGAGCGTTGAAGACACCTTGGTTATACCCCTCTTCAAGAACGAGCATTAACTCCTGTGCCCTACCAACACCAAATACTGGGATTAGAACTTTTCCCCCTCTTTGCAATGTTTCAGACACAATTTTTAAAAGTTCTTTTTCCGTCTCTTCTTTTTCTGGCAATACGTCATCAAAGGAACCGTAAGTTGATTCAATTATTAATGTTTCCAACCTTGGGAATTGACAAACTGCAGGTTCCAATAACCTTGACGCTTCAAATTTAATATCTCCTGTGTAAGCAATGTTATACTGCCCATCTCCAATATGGCAGTGTGCTATTGCTGAACCCAATATATGCCCAGCATTGTGGAGAGTTAATTTTATTGTTGGCGTTATGTCTGTGGTAACACCATAGTCAATAGGTATTGTATGCTTTACACAAGTTTTGATGTCTTTTGCTGTATATGGAACATCTTTTCCTTCTTTTTCAGCAATATCCAAATAATCTTTAAACAAAAGTGTCATTAAGTCCCTTGTTGGTCTTGTACAGTAAACTGGTCCATCATAACCATACCTAAACAATCCAGGAACAAAACCACAGTGATCTAAGTGAGCATGGGTAATGACAACTGCATCAATCTCCTCAATGGAAAATTCGGGGGCGTCAAAATGAGGATATGCCCTATCTCCTTCAACAGCAATGTTTATTCCACAATCTATCAAAACTCTACTATCTGGTGTTTGCAAATATAAGCAAGTTCTACCAACTTCTCTTGCCCCACCTAAAAAAGAAACTCTTACCCAATAGTCCTCTCTTATTTTAATATCTCTGTGTATTCTTCTTCCAATTCTTCTTAAAATTTCCTTTACATCAGCCCTCTCTCTATATAATGTTGCTCTTATTGCTTTTATTGTTTCTGATGGAATGGGAGGAGTTCTTACTGGCTTGGGAGCCCATCTAATTGCCTTCTTTATTTCCTCTAATGTGCTACCTTCTTTTCCAATAACAAGCCCTGGCTTTTTTGATTCTATGATAACTTCTCCAGTGTTTGCGTCAAAAATACAGTTTGTAATTTCTGCATCGTCTGGAACAATTTCTAAAATCTTTTTCTTTGCAATTTCTGGATCTAATAAAACAGATGGGTCTGGTCTAATGGCAATCCTCTTTTTAAGATCTCTTGCAAGTTCCTTTATAAAAGAGTTTGTGAATATTTCTGGATTTTTTGCGTAAATTACAACTTCTGGCCCCTCAAATTGAACATCAGTAATAACTGCATTTCCGGGAGCTCTTTTAATTACTTCCTCTTTTATTTGATTTAGTAATTCTTCTGCTGACAAAACAACCATCCTCCTAAAATTTATGGTTAAAATTTGCTAAATGTACTAAAATTGAATTAAGTGCGATAAACTAAAATCTACATCAAACATTTTGAAAAGACATCCTTGAAATTCAAAAAAAAACATTTTTATCAAAGAAAAGAAATTTTTATTGTGATTAAATCTTTAAAATAAAAAAAACGAGTTATTTAGTTA
The sequence above is a segment of the Methanotorris igneus Kol 5 genome. Coding sequences within it:
- a CDS encoding 4Fe-4S dicluster domain-containing protein yields the protein MKSIFVNPERCIGCKSCQIQCAVSHSGKDSIFEAIYAEPTPKPRIFVEYMGVAVPLQCRHCENAPCMAACPSNAIKKEDGAVVVEKEKCIGCKACVMVCPFGAMSIDVGESKVLKCDLCGGNPACVSACKTGALQYGDILELIKEKRKKYLKSMLKIVAIGGVHECK
- a CDS encoding FUN14 domain-containing protein, whose product is MDIAQFIPDLGSGFVIGFVIGWAAKKAIKVLIALIGLYLLSLLYLANLGVISINENALLALIGSVENSVIAYGSQLTGLIHSISLGSGFAVGFAIGFKKG
- a CDS encoding nucleotidyltransferase domain-containing protein, whose translation is MRVRLRDFVETKEGLFFAVNTYYHPEDRVLCFLRYVNLDLVKDENLNLNSNNIRILNGKKYIKMAETEKAYKFLENYFPEYLFYDEVNDVLMHSVPNERIKRILRPNERLKELLNLDNPNELEEKCIKLADILHDYGIPYKHMGISGSMVLKLSNSNSDIDFVIYGMENHKNAREALKNAFEDKKLSPLSNEFWKKAYEKRIKDNTLTFEEFVWHEKRKFNRGVIDGVMFDLLATREWDEITEKYGEKRYRSLGFVEVEGVVVDATYAFDNPAVYRIECDDDEIKEVVSFTHTYAGQCFEEEVVVVRGKLEEVIYNGESYKRVVVGTSREAFNEYIKLKK
- a CDS encoding FmdE family protein; this translates as MDEELKKVIEFHGHFCPGLAIGYRVAKYVKNHFKKSEDEELVAIVENNACGVDAIQYMLSCTFGKGNLIFKDNGKHVYTFYSRESNRAIRIYVKKNFFEEFDDILRKFNTGKLSEEEMQIFNQRRKEISEKILSMDEKELFDVREVDIEPPRKARLFPSIKCQECGEYFMEIKGRVINGKIVCKECFEKLLKN
- a CDS encoding beta-CASP ribonuclease aCPSF1; this translates as MSAEELLNQIKEEVIKRAPGNAVITDVQFEGPEVVIYAKNPEIFTNSFIKELARDLKKRIAIRPDPSVLLDPEIAKKKILEIVPDDAEITNCIFDANTGEVIIESKKPGLVIGKEGSTLEEIKKAIRWAPKPVRTPPIPSETIKAIRATLYRERADVKEILRRIGRRIHRDIKIREDYWVRVSFLGGAREVGRTCLYLQTPDSRVLIDCGINIAVEGDRAYPHFDAPEFSIEEIDAVVITHAHLDHCGFVPGLFRYGYDGPVYCTRPTRDLMTLLFKDYLDIAEKEGKDVPYTAKDIKTCVKHTIPIDYGVTTDITPTIKLTLHNAGHILGSAIAHCHIGDGQYNIAYTGDIKFEASRLLEPAVCQFPRLETLIIESTYGSFDDVLPEKEETEKELLKIVSETLQRGGKVLIPVFGVGRAQELMLVLEEGYNQGVFNAPVYLDGMIWEATAIHTAYPEYLSKVIRNRIFHEGDNPFLSEVFKRVGSTNERRRVIDSDEPCIILATSGMLTGGPSVEYFKNLAPDEKNTLVFVGYQAEGTLGRKVQKGWKEIPITTKNGKTKSIPIKMEIHTLEGFSGHSDRKQLIKYLRKLKPMPERILMIHGEANKCIDLASTAYKLFKRETRAPMNLDSIRVK